From a region of the Paenibacillus segetis genome:
- a CDS encoding M24 family metallopeptidase → MNYKWSGLEQRMKDVGIHTLLITDPKHVYYLTGFLSNPHERFLGAVLQLGREPFLIVPALDEEAARSTSDIQDIITHQDTDNPYLILNNHLDGTLGTVGLEKEHVSIARYEELKATLSFDSYLVDIGPWLRELRVVKSPEEVSKIRYAVQIIEQVLQEALLKVKEGITENELVAEVEYQIRKLGADGPSFDSMVLSGEKTALPHGVPGTRQISRGDLLMFDIGVYASGYASDITRTFAVGELSEEKKHIYETVLAANQAAISAIKPGVTFGSIDKAARDVIDAAGYGEYFIHRLGHGLGIDVHEFPSIHGNNEILLTEGNVFTVEPGIYVPGVGGVRIEDDVLVTPEGVEVLTSFPKMLTYL, encoded by the coding sequence ATGAACTATAAATGGAGTGGATTAGAACAAAGAATGAAGGATGTTGGTATACATACATTACTCATTACAGATCCCAAACATGTATATTATCTAACCGGGTTCCTAAGCAATCCCCATGAAAGGTTTCTAGGTGCTGTACTGCAGCTTGGCAGAGAGCCGTTTCTCATTGTACCAGCACTTGACGAAGAGGCAGCTCGCTCTACATCGGATATCCAAGATATCATTACTCACCAAGATACAGATAATCCTTACCTGATATTAAATAATCATTTGGATGGTACGTTAGGAACTGTCGGCCTAGAGAAAGAGCACGTTTCCATCGCCCGTTATGAAGAATTGAAGGCTACGTTGTCTTTTGACAGTTATCTTGTAGATATTGGTCCGTGGCTCCGCGAGCTACGCGTAGTCAAATCTCCCGAGGAAGTTAGTAAAATTCGATATGCTGTACAAATCATTGAACAAGTCCTGCAAGAAGCTCTCCTCAAAGTAAAAGAAGGTATTACGGAGAATGAATTGGTTGCGGAAGTTGAATATCAAATTCGAAAGCTGGGTGCAGACGGTCCTTCTTTTGATTCTATGGTATTGTCTGGCGAGAAGACCGCACTTCCACACGGCGTACCAGGAACCCGACAGATCAGCCGCGGAGACTTGCTGATGTTTGATATTGGAGTGTATGCTTCCGGTTATGCATCTGATATCACCCGAACCTTTGCCGTTGGAGAATTATCTGAAGAGAAAAAGCACATATATGAAACGGTTCTCGCTGCCAATCAAGCAGCTATCTCAGCAATTAAGCCCGGTGTTACCTTCGGCTCCATAGACAAAGCAGCTCGAGATGTTATCGATGCAGCAGGATATGGTGAATACTTCATTCACCGTCTGGGTCACGGGCTAGGTATTGATGTGCATGAGTTCCCTTCCATTCATGGAAATAATGAAATTTTACTGACGGAAGGTAACGTATTTACTGTTGAACCGGGAATTTATGTTCCAGGAGTCGGTGGTGTCCGGATTGAGGATGATGTACTTGTTACTCCTGAAGGCGTTGAAGTACTGACATCTTTCCCGAAGATGCTTACGTATTTATAA
- a CDS encoding MDR family MFS transporter: protein MVKNKDHTKFILIGLMLGILMSAMDNTIVTTAMGTIVSELGGMDQFVWVTSAYMVAVMAGTPIFGKLSDMYGRKRFFIFGIAMFLLGSMLCGLAGSILQLSIFRAIQGIGGGALMPIAFTIIYDIFPIEQRGKMTGLLGAVFGTSSIFGPLLGAFITDTFSWNWVFYINVPIGLIALVLIIIFYKESLSHAKQQIDWGGAFTLVGAIVCLMFALELGGGKFAWDSVVILSLLGGFAALFIVFVLIERQAKEPIISFGMFKNRLYATSNAMALFYGSVFIVATVYIPIYVQGVFGGSATNSGIILMPMMIGSVIGSMLGGILAPRMPYRTIMMISVLFLAVGIFSLSTLTGDSSRILLTVYSVLTGIGVGFSFSVLSMAAIHHFDMRQRGAATSTNSFLRSLGMTLGITIFGIVQRNLMSDQMAKAFEGMGQAGQSFGDTREVLSSESRAHIPAEILKKITDSLSYSISHMFMWALIPVILAILTVLVMPKDRIARKSGASVEQMN from the coding sequence ATAGTAAAAAACAAAGATCATACTAAATTTATATTGATCGGACTCATGTTGGGCATTTTGATGTCTGCGATGGATAATACGATCGTGACGACAGCGATGGGAACCATCGTTTCTGAACTGGGTGGAATGGATCAATTCGTTTGGGTAACGTCAGCGTATATGGTGGCCGTTATGGCGGGAACCCCGATCTTTGGTAAATTATCTGACATGTACGGCCGAAAACGTTTCTTTATTTTTGGGATTGCGATGTTCCTACTTGGCTCCATGTTATGTGGATTAGCCGGAAGCATCCTTCAGCTCAGTATATTCCGGGCGATTCAAGGGATTGGCGGAGGAGCGCTAATGCCGATTGCCTTTACGATTATTTATGATATTTTTCCGATTGAACAACGTGGAAAGATGACAGGATTACTTGGTGCCGTATTTGGCACATCCAGTATTTTTGGTCCGCTGCTCGGTGCATTTATTACCGACACATTTAGTTGGAACTGGGTATTCTATATCAATGTGCCGATCGGTTTGATTGCACTGGTTCTCATTATTATTTTCTATAAAGAATCATTGTCCCATGCTAAACAGCAAATTGACTGGGGCGGAGCGTTCACACTTGTTGGTGCGATCGTTTGTCTCATGTTTGCTCTGGAACTGGGTGGAGGTAAGTTTGCTTGGGATTCTGTAGTTATTCTCAGTTTATTAGGCGGTTTTGCTGCATTATTCATCGTTTTTGTACTGATCGAGAGACAAGCGAAGGAACCGATCATTTCCTTTGGTATGTTCAAGAATCGTTTGTACGCGACTAGCAATGCGATGGCATTGTTCTATGGTAGTGTCTTTATTGTAGCAACCGTATATATTCCCATTTATGTACAAGGGGTATTTGGGGGATCGGCGACTAATTCGGGTATTATCCTGATGCCGATGATGATTGGATCGGTTATTGGAAGTATGCTAGGTGGAATCCTTGCGCCGAGGATGCCTTATCGCACAATTATGATGATTTCTGTGTTGTTCTTAGCAGTTGGTATATTTTCACTAAGCACTCTAACGGGAGATTCATCACGAATATTGTTGACGGTGTACAGTGTGTTAACAGGTATAGGTGTAGGGTTCTCCTTCTCCGTTCTTAGCATGGCTGCGATTCATCACTTTGATATGCGGCAACGTGGTGCTGCAACATCAACAAATTCCTTCCTTCGCTCATTAGGTATGACGCTTGGCATTACAATATTTGGTATCGTGCAGCGAAATTTGATGTCTGATCAAATGGCAAAAGCTTTTGAGGGGATGGGTCAGGCAGGACAATCGTTTGGTGATACTAGAGAGGTGCTATCTTCGGAGTCAAGGGCGCACATTCCTGCAGAAATTCTTAAGAAAATTACGGATTCGCTTTCCTACTCGATCTCGCATATGTTTATGTGGGCTTTGATTCCTGTTATTTTGGCTATCTTGACTGTGCTTGTGATGCCAAAAGACCGGATTGCACGTAAATCAGGTGCCTCTGTAGAACAAATGAATTAA
- a CDS encoding PadR family transcriptional regulator gives MSIRLSILGLLLEEDLHPYEIRVRMKERFLDHQGKFHIGSLYYAVEQLAKQKYIEVLETISSSNRPDKTVYRITDKGKDHFQKLLLDKIKVIEPVYHSMYIALVFADKGDQEKIASLLRERVKEAEHHVNIQYQIYCEHQGIVPRSVLHFMAGHYEHAMAELKWLKRLLVDTEAGRLGQIEFTPLLDDEE, from the coding sequence TTGTCAATCCGATTGTCCATATTAGGCTTACTCCTTGAAGAAGATCTGCATCCTTATGAAATTAGAGTTCGAATGAAAGAACGTTTTCTCGATCATCAGGGTAAGTTCCACATTGGTTCGCTGTATTATGCGGTGGAACAATTGGCTAAGCAGAAGTATATTGAAGTATTAGAAACCATTAGTAGTAGTAATCGTCCGGACAAAACGGTATATCGAATAACGGATAAGGGAAAGGATCATTTTCAGAAGCTATTACTTGATAAAATCAAGGTAATAGAGCCAGTGTACCATTCGATGTATATCGCTCTGGTGTTTGCTGACAAGGGAGACCAAGAAAAAATTGCGTCACTTTTAAGAGAACGGGTGAAGGAAGCAGAGCACCATGTAAATATCCAATATCAGATCTATTGTGAGCATCAAGGTATAGTTCCTAGAAGTGTCCTACACTTTATGGCAGGTCATTATGAGCATGCAATGGCAGAACTAAAGTGGCTCAAAAGATTGCTGGTTGATACGGAAGCTGGCCGTTTAGGCCAGATAGAGTTTACTCCTTTGCTAGATGATGAGGAGTAA